A single genomic interval of Natator depressus isolate rNatDep1 chromosome 14, rNatDep2.hap1, whole genome shotgun sequence harbors:
- the LOC141998697 gene encoding uncharacterized protein LOC141998697 translates to MEPGEEPGPLDAEEGEILRGTCTEDGMVKIKEENCLEEAKSHLSLLGMLAGKVSSSPEQVTACDSQYISDSQEKIPGETSRGKATSTGRALRKTKNNKAHQRINTAEKPYNCPECGQSFNVSSDLAVHQTIHTDERPCKCMECGKIFNRKSILVTHQRIHTGEKPYKCHDCGKSFRQNSTLRTHEKIHRAEKPYECLQCGKSFQVRSYLLMHERTRTIDKPFKCSDCGKSFCASSDLTKHQRTHTGERPYKCPDCGKSFSDCSAFIKHKKIHVAEKPYNCIDCGKSFRVISALTVHQAIHSGERPYKCPDCGKSFNLRSCLIRHQRIHSGAKPYTCPDCGKSFRLSSTLCTHQKIHTSEKPYECLKCGKRFRVSSYLLTHERIHTVDKPYKCPDCGKSFSVRSYLIKHQRIHMGERPFKCLECGKSFNRRSTLITHQRIHTGEKPYKCPDCGKSFSVNSDLIVHQRLHTGERPYKCLDCGKTFRLSSHLTRHRRSHTGERPYKCLVCGENFSDCSGLIKHRRNHTGEEPYKCPECGKNFSVNSALIVHQRTHTGERPYKCLVCRKSFSDCSGLIKHRRIHTEEKPYKCPECGKSFSDSSSLIKHKTVHTGERIYKCPECGKSFSHSSALLKHQRIHTGERPFKCLDCGKRFTDSSALRRHRRIHSEDRPYKCPDCGERFSVTSGLIRHQKIHTEERPFKCSECGKSFQSNSLLKTHQRIHTGEKPYKCPKCGKSFRQSSHLIRHQNIHME, encoded by the exons atggagccaggggaggagccGGGCCCCTTGGATGCAGAGGAAGGGGAGATCTTGAGAGGCACCTGCACAG AGGATGGGATGGTGAAGATAAAGGAGGAGAATTGTCTGGAGGAAGCAAAATCACATTTGAGTTTATTGGGAATGTTGGCAGGGAAAGTTTCCTCGAGTCCTGAGCAGGTGACGGCATGTGACTCTCAATACATATCAGACagtcaggaaaaaattcctggAGAGACATCACGGGGTAAAGCCACTTCCACTGGCAGAGCTCTCAGGAAAACTAAAAATAACAAAGCCCATCAGAGAATTAACACTGCAGAGAAACCTTATAACTGCCCTGAGTGTGGCCAAAGCTTCAATGTGAGCTCAGACCTTGCTGTGCATCAGACAATCCACACTGACGAGAGGCCCTGTAAATGCATGGAGTGCGGGAAAATCTTCAATCGGAAATCAATCCTTGTTActcaccagagaatccacactggagagaagcCTTATAAGTGCcatgactgtgggaaaagcttccgtCAGAACTCAACACTTAGGACACATGAGAAAATCCACAGGGCAGAGAAACCCTATGAGTGCCTacaatgtgggaaaagcttccaaGTGCGCTCCTACCTTCTTATGCACGAGAGGACCCGCACTATAGATAAACCCTTTAAATGCtccgactgtgggaaaagcttctgtGCAAGCTCTGACCTTACGaaacatcagagaacccacacaggagagagaccctataaatgccccgactgtgggaaaagcttcagtgacTGCTCAGCCTTTATAAAACACAAGAAAATCCATGTGGCAGAGAAGCCCTATAACTGtattgactgtgggaaaagcttccgtGTGATTTCAGCCCTTACTGTACATCAGGCAATCCACtcgggagagagaccctacaagtgccctgactgtgggaaaagcttcaaccTGCGCTCAtgccttattagacatcagagaatccacagtgGTGCTAAACCTTATACATGCcccgactgtgggaaaagctttcgTCTGAGCTCAACCCTTTGTACTCATCAGAAAATCCATACATCAGAGAAACCCTATGAGTGCCTCAAATGTGGGAAAAGATTCCGAGTGAGCTCCTACCTTCTTACGCATGAGAGGATTCATACTGTAGATAAACCTTATAAATgccctgactgtgggaaaagcttcagtgtgAGGTCCTACCTTATCAAACATCAAAGAATCCACATGGGAGAGAGACCCTTTAAATGCcttgagtgcgggaaaagcttcaatcgcAGATCAACTCTTATCacccatcagagaatccacactggagagaagcCCTATAAATGTCCtgattgtgggaaaagcttcagtgtgAACTCAGACCTCATTGTACATCAGAGACTCCACACGGGagaaagaccctataaatgccttgactgtgggaaaactttccgTCTGAGCTCACACCTTACTAGACATCGGAGAAGCCACACTGgtgagagaccctataaatgcctggTCTGTGGGGAAAACTTTAGTGACTGCTCAGGACTCATTAAACACAGGAGAAACCACACAGGAGAAGAACCTTATaaatgccctgagtgtgggaaaaactttaGTGTGAATTCAGCCCTTATTGTACATCAAAgaacccacacgggagagagaccctataaatgccttgtCTGTAGGAAAAGCTTCAGTGACTGCTCAGGACTCATTAAACACAGGAGAATCCACACAGAAGAGAAACCTTATAAATGCCCcgaatgtgggaaaagcttcagtgacaGTTCAAGCCTTATTAAACATAAgacagtccacacaggagagagaatcTATAAATGCcctgaatgtgggaaaagctttagtcacagctcagcccttttgaaacaccaaagaatccacacaggagagagaccctttaaatgcctggactgtgggaaaaggtTCACGGACAGCTCAGCCCTCCGGAGACACCGGCGAATCCACTCAGAAGACAGGCCCTATAAATGCCCCGACTGTGGGGAACGATTCAGTGTGACCTCAGGCCTTATTAGACACCAGAAAATCCACACTGAGGAGAGACCTTTTAAATgtagtgagtgtgggaaaagcttccagTCAAACTCACTTCTTAAAACACATCAGAGGATCCATACGGGAGAAAAACCATATAAATGCCCcaagtgtgggaaaagcttccgtCAGAGCTCCCACCTTATAAGGCATCAGAATATACACATGGAATAG